Genomic window (Mya arenaria isolate MELC-2E11 chromosome 16, ASM2691426v1):
GCTTTCTGTTCGGCAAAAGTACTTCATTTCCATTcgcttttcattgtttttctgctgtacatttgcatcaaaaacagtagTAAATACCTTGAAATGAATCAAATCACTTAGGAAACAAAAGGTGGCCTAAACCCCTTTATCATGCAAAGGGTATGAATCTCTTATACTCAAATAGACCCATGGCTTTTTTTTGTATGACTGCCGAGTATCAGCTGTAGGAATCCCCaaattaataaagatatttcgCTGTCTGTTTCAAAAGTATGTTATTGTAATTGctgaaaatttcaaaatcagaTGATGTATGAGGCTCAAATTCATGGGGATTTTGAATCACACTTATATATGAtttgtttaccttttcgttGCGAACAGCAATTTCTGTATACCAGtacatgtttatcatttatGGATATAACAAAATTCCAAAGCCCGATTTTAGGCCTTCTATGTTGTATGTAAAATTCAATGCTTATCATGAATCCTGGTTAATTAATTATGATATGCCGGAATGAAAAAACTacccaaaaatgtttttttcatttttttcacactGTTGTTTTCGCACgattatgatttatttacttGCAATTGCATGGCTGTCATGCCAAGAATCAATGAATTCCTGAAACTAAAAAATGTGTCCACACATCCCTATATGTACACAATTGTACAATCCTATATCAAAAAGCTTCAAATAGAATAACGGTATTAGCCAAAAGAAACACAGCTTTTGCTTTATTCCAGAAAACAGCAACTTTTGCAAAGCAGTTtcgtttttaataaaaatgcagcTATTGATATTATTAGCTAAAATTGCACAGCCTTTGCCAACAGCTGCACTTTTTATCAGAAAAGTACAGCTTTTGTAAAGCAGATTCATTTTCCTAGTGAAAGGTCCATCCCTATTTATCTTTtagattaattaaaaaacagctgaacaacatgtatacatttggtgggttttcttcaaaaaatgttaCCTGATGATAAGATTTAAAAGTAGAAGAaattttattgcatgagaaTAAATGACCTAGAggaatgaatgaaatatatataacctTATTGTACTTTGATGAAATACACCTAAGGTAAGCAGCCGAAATATGAATAGTAAATTCTGATGTCTTTACCTTTTAGAAAACTATCAGAGATTACTGTAAGTGTGTATTTGAGAAGACGAAGTGTTATTTATCCGAAATGTGAaacttgttatttattatagtgatttgcacaaacaatgttttgaatttataGTCTATGCTAACTTGCATGAACATACGAAATTTTATCAGCTTTGGGGAATTACAGACCTGTTGGGGTGGGTGCAagcttttgtaaatatgttataacTATGTTATGAATGTATTGCATATGTCACAAAAATAAACAGCTTCTTTACTTACCTTTTTGTATAATAAGTTATATTTTGCTGCATGTTTTAGTTCGAAATACACTCATCGTTTATCAGGAAATTGCTTTATCTCCTGATATAAAGAATTCCCTGGATATAAGGAACAAGTTTGGCCTGTCCCATGGATCTTGTTATAAGCAGTGTTTATTGTATTTCTTCTATAAATTTTATTCTATTGTATTCATAACTATTTTTGGTATCAAAATGATGcttttatcttgttttattttaccacGTGTTTCCACTTTTGCCAGACAACATAACTATCTTATAACTTCATCTGATGTCAAATACTAATAAACATTCTAATAAATTCTTCTTTCAAACCACTGTGTTAGCTTTGCCAATATTACCAGCTTATTAATTTTAGTACTCATGTTGAACAATTGTGAACCCTGTTGTCTGACGCGAacaatttctttaaatgaaatctTCTCCTGAACTGTTTAGCCAATTTCGGTGCCTAAAGGTAACTTGCATTTTCCTCTTTTGCCAGATGGATCAGCCTGAAAAAATCTGACAAAAGATCCCTgagtgtgacctttacctttgacccacAGACATGGATCTTTGACGCTGCCTGCCTTTTACTCATGGTGAACATCTGTGCCAAGTATTTTAAATCCACCAATGCATGGccaagttacagccctgaccaGGATTTTGACAAGTGACTTGAATGTGAGCTAATCTTTGACCTACAGTTATGAGTCTTTTATGCGTTACAACCTCTTCTAACGAATGACAGTTATTTTAAACTCCTCCTCTGCATGGccaagttacagcctggacgaTCCAAACAAAATCGAATGGACAGACTCGAGCACGCAATTACATCGAACCATCATTGTGACAATTGTGTCCAGCTTTCCGCAAGCTCAACAATAGAACCAAAACACAAAGGTATCAAGCGATGCCAAATGGTCTTTACTTCAAATCACTTTCAAAAAGATATTCTCACCTTCATTTTCAGTGCCAAGAACCTGTTTGTTCAGTGGAGCAATCTTCGTAGAGTGTACACGTACCTGATGACTCTAAACATGCGCCGTCTGCTATCGAGACATAAACATCTGCTCTTTAGTAAGGAGGCTCAAAAGTTATTCGGCTGCTTCAAGGAAGACTGTGTGTTCAATGCAACATCTCTGTATGATATTGACGAGAACTACAGCTGGTATGAGAAGTGCTTGATTcttgtaaatttcaaattattaaaatgtttgaaataacttgttttgtGCATGttttgtcatagccttagtgtcgTCAATGTTGGGAATCGGAGACCACACAGTGAGGAACATTTTGGaagaaactgttaaaaatattcatataactttGCACATATGTTTTACTTACATAACATTTGGTGTCACAAAACTCATTACTCTGGTTTAAATTACTGCGTTTAAGTTCTTTGCCAACCTATGAAAAGCTCTTGTTTATCGAATGGTGATATTGGAACTTGATGGTTATTATGTGAAACTATAGAAAATGCTCCACCTGTTGTATGTTCATTTGTGATTTGAACatatatgaatgaatgaatgttgCATATTTACATTACAGCATCAGAGCTGGATACAAGTCAGCACATGATTATTACAAAGACAGCAGCTCAGCATATTACCTCAACAATGTAAGTGGTCagttttctataaaaaagaatcacactcacagattttatttttggaacattaaaTTAGGACAGACttggttgaaatattttttctttacttaaCTTCAATTTTGAACAACAGCAAAAAGCAACTGATATATTCTTGAAAAGATTTACTAATCCTTAAATAAGTTAGCTTTCAATTCTGTAGCATTATTTACGCTTGgcatcaaacataaaaaatactagAGGTTTCTctaatacattttcaaacatttgtctaactcttatttgaaatttgGATGATATTTGATCattcaaataatcattttgttaACACTTTACATGCAAAAAAGTTTAATTGTCTGACCCTATGATAAGTGACTTGAGTCCCTTTGATAGATGGCAAATATAAACTGTTAGAGGATGTCTGTTGTATTATAGCAAAAAGTCAAGGTTTTGGCTTGTGTCTGAACCACagcatttttgttgaaaacataaaacgttgccataacacaaatattaaaataccgTGCATGATTTTCACTTGAAACCTAGGTCAGATGTAACCAATGTATATTTGTGGCAAGACCCGTAACATGGGCACTGATCATTGTTGAGTTACGCGCCCAAAAAACATACATGGTAAACTTGAAATTAACAATCTTCACATCAAGattgttgtgaaaaaaacatttttatttaaacatctcgagttcaagttagagagcaattctaaaataattatgtttatacatattgATGAACACTTGTTTGAATTATGTTAggaataatattgaaaatgaggCAACACTGAAGCAGCACATATTCATTTACTGTGACCCTTGCCTTAAACACTTACTAGCAGATGTTTTTATCACCGTATGTCCATGATTTCAGATCCAGGTTCCGATGCTGTTTGTAAATGCCCTTGACGACCCTGTTTGTCCCCCAGATCTGCTCAAATACCCGAGGGAGTATGTTGGTATGTACTTTACTGTTGTAAGAGATGTTCCAACAAATTGTATAATTGGCTGTTTACCTTATACAGcatacattgtaaaatataacgTTTCAAGAAAACACATTCAAATACATTATATCCCCAAATGTTTACAGTCATCGTGGAAAGAACTGTGATACATGTTAAGAATGTTCACCtgtcaacaatttttttattgtgcatAAAATACtagttcattaattttaattactattcataaaaaatattttcttacatttgtgtattttgacttatttaataagtcaaaatacacaaatgtaagaaaatatttttaaaaaatccccctgaatacaaccaaaatccccctgaattttcagccttttgaacaaatccccctgaatggtctccagaaaatatggcatgtatgcttatTATTATTGAGTTATTATTAGAATGCATGCTGAAAGTTTGTATGAAATTGTCTAAAGCCAAAATAAAGGATGACAGTTATGAATGTGTTATTTCGACAAAATTTGATTAATTACATTTAAGTGGTGTTGCCATAAACATTATGTATCCATTTTAGAGAAAACTGACAACTGTATACTCATAACAACTAAACATGGCGGCCACCTTGGGTTTTTCGAAGGAGGAGTGATTGTCCCGGAACGTATCACATGGCTGGATCGAGTGATTATCGAGTATGCTGATGGGGTAGCCAGTGTGTATCTCAAGGGAGAGCACCCTTCCCAGACAATTGCAGTGAAGCAGGTTGAAGAGCTGTCAGAAAGGGAGATAATAATTGATAACTCTGAGGATGACTCAAGGGAGGTAATCTTGAGAAAAAGAGAAGTTAACCAGGAGTTCACGTTTGAGAGAGCAGTTATTGACAAAGAGGTTGAAGATAAAGAAAAACGTGATACTCTGAAAAGGGGTGAGATTATACAGCAAGCAACGTCCATTGTACAGTGACATTGTAAACAGATTAACAGAGATTTAACACAAGGAAAGTAGATAAGGCCTTGATAGCAGCATTCTCCTATTATCTGGTTGATACATCTTGAAAATTTAACTCCTAATTTGCTATATCTTGGCTGAGAGCATTGTTATtctaatttttgtttttagaaagTCGTATTTTACTTACATTATTggtcaatgattttttttaattttgaagtcTGTAAACCAGCCCACCTGATGACTATAAACATAGCATCGATTTGCCATGGCCTAATGCGATATAATAGTCTACCTATAACTTATAGTACATCTTGCTTAACACATAGAATAGGCACAAAtgcatattgaaatttattttttctgtatttatagTCCTGTTACTTGGACATTTTTGTGTTCAAATACTTTACATGTAATATTCTATtaagtgtatgtttttttatttatttttagtatatagttttttatatataatatatacacattaatTTTCATAATCTAGATGCCAATTTCTTCTTCTTAAATCACAAGTGTTCCCTTGTACTAGAACCCCCTCGAAATTACCATTAGCATGGtagatataatataatacaaaagaTAAGAATTCAATATTCTCATAATGTGATTGTGACTTACCAGGTAAATAATGTTACGCTTGTCTGTTTGCAGAGAAAAAATGAAGGTATTGATAGCTTTGGTCTCGTTGTTGGAGTCAGGGTCCAAAAACTCACCCATAACTTAAAAGTCCTATGCATAGTATTTATGTCACTGAAAATGATACTTTTTTACTAATCTAAAATTGTTAAccatgttcatgtttttgttacaatgttatgacaatactCTTGTAACATTTGtgattaaagtgtttttttattgtcagtTGTTCCCTAGTTGTTAGTTTATGACTGTCAATCCGTGATGTCTATCttaaatcaatttcatttactgtttgtctttataaaatatgtttatgaaatagttAAACCCTTTTAGTTAATGTGCTTTAAAGTTCAAAATTTTAAGCATATTGGATTTActtgtataatttattttttataaataacttaCTTAAAAACTCACTGTGTATAAATTTTTTTAACCAAACGTAAAATATAATGGTCTGTTATTTGTCTAAGGTTATTTATCTCGTTTTTTTTACCGAAGGTTATAAATTGTCTTAGGATATTTGGCTAGAGACAATTGTCTAAAGTTATTTGTCTAAGCTTATTGTCTAAGATCATTTTCCTAAGGTTATTTATCTAAGGTTTATTTGCTGAAGGTTATTTAGCCTGTCATTTGATTAAGGTgatttgtttaagtttatttgtcGAAGGTTATTCGTCGTAGGTTATTTGTCTAAAGTTCTAAAGTTACTTGGCTTAAGccatttgttaaaatgttatttgtccaatgttttaaagtgaatggattttaattatattgtccATGTTCAATTATTCAGTTTACATCAGTAATATTTCCATTGTTCACCTTGACAATGTATTGCTTGGTTTAATGAATGTGGACAAATAATAACTTCAtggtcatttttattcaacaccattttatacatggcCACAAATAACGGTTGTAAAGATGTAAAGATGTTAATCCACTAACAAATTTGAGCCATTTTCTTATAACGTttagaaaaaatgttgttttttgttttatttttttacatataaataacatGTATGCATTTAGACTTTAGCAAAATCCACTTGCCAGTCATTTCCTCTTGCCTACTTCAGACTATAACTTCtgaagtgttaaatatttttttaaaggagtAAAGAAGAGGGGGAATAATTTTTATccttttataatttataagtgtATAACAAAGAGCACCTtttactgttttcttttttactaGATATTgccttttctttttaaacatttaacaagacgCTATTATGCTTGAAGCTATGCCTGGTCACCTGTTGGAGTTTGTTTGTATGGGGTGGTGAAATAGTGCATATACAAACAATGTGCTATTTTTTTGACATCAAATAAGCCCTTTATTGGTCAATTGAATGGTAAAATGACAACCAGCGTTGTGTCAATTGTTTATGAAGGCTTTAACCTTTTAGCCTGCTTGTATAATGTACGTTTTGATTTCTATTGCTTTAGGTGTTTTAGCTTGTCAGTCTTTCGGGACAGAAGAGTTAATTCATATGGGAAGTCTTGTTGCTGTCGTCGCTTGTAGCAGCGACAGCCCACCTTGTCTGCAAAAAacgttaaaaatatttaaacggAACTGATTATAATGGACTAAACATAtaataagtgatttttttttgtttctcttCTAACTTAAAGCCATAGACCTAGATGCCaaagagaaaaaatatgaaaagaaatataaaacaatcttcaaaatattttagaatatgaAACCATTTTCATTCATACATGGTCCTACTGGGAACGATTACTTTAAAACACcatgtttacatttcattcttaaattttaaagcttcaaaataacaaacatgtatCAAATAATATACGCAAGTATGTGATTGTAGTTTGAGtgtaaaatattcaatcaaCTCTGGCTCCAAAACTGTTGAACACGTGTCGCACATATAAGTAGAATAACATGTTCTTATGTTCATGTTAGCCATACAACCTGAAGTTTATCAAAGCTTTTTTGTTCTTCACTTCTAGCCATGCCAGCTCAAGTTTATCCAAGCCTTTTTGTTCTACTTCTAGCCATGCCAGCTCAAGTTTATCCAAGCCTTTTTGTTCTTCACTTCTAGCCATGCCAGCTCAAGTTTATCAAAGCCTTTTTGTTCTTCACTTCTAGCCATGCCAGCTCAAGTTTATCAAAGCCTTTTTGTTCTTCACTTCCAGCCATGCCAGCTCAAGTTTATCAAAGCTTTTTCGTTCTTCACTTCTAGCCGTGCCAACTCAAGTTTATCCAAGCCTTTTTGTTCTTCACTTCTAGCCATGCCAGCTCAAGTTTATCAAAGCTTTTTTGTTCTTCACTTCTAGCCATGCCAGCTCAAGTTTATCCAAGCCTTTTTGTTCTTCTTCTAGCCATGCCAGCTCAAGTTTACCCAAGCCTTTTTGTTCTTCACTTCTAGCCATGCCAGCTCAAGTTTATCCAAGCCTTTTTGTTCTTCACTTCTAGCCATGCCAGCTCAAGTTTATCAAAGCCTTTTTGTTCTTCACTTCTAGCCATGCCAGCTCAAGTTTATCAAAGCTTTTTTGTTCTTCACTTCTAGCTGTGCCAACTCAAGTTTATCCAAGCCTTTTTGTTCTTCACTTCTAGCCGTGCCAACTCAAGTTTATCCAAGCCTTTTTGTTCTTCACTTCTGGCCGTGCCAACTCATGTTTATCCAAGTCTTTTTGCTTTGCACTTCTAGCCGTGCCAACTAAAGTTTATCCAAGCCTTTTTTGTTCTTCACTTCTTGCCGTGCCAACTCAAGTTTATACAAGCCTTTTTGTTCTTCACTTCTAAACGTGCCAACTCAAGTTTATACAAGCCTTTTTAGGTCTTCACTTATAGGAGTGCAAAAAGAAATTAATCTATGGCATTTTGGTTTACACTTCAAGCCATAAACTACAGTTAATCCAAGCCTTTTTGTTCTGCACTTCTAGCCGTGCCAACTCAGATTTATCCAAGACTTAATGGTCTGCACATCTAATCATGCAAACTCTAATAATCCAGAATTTTTTAGGTCTGCACTTCTAGCCGTGCAACCTCCAGTTAATCCAAGCCTTTTGGGTCTGCACTTCAAGCCATGCAAATTCAAGTTAATTCAAGCCCTTTTAGTCTTGGGAAGAGTTTGTACTTGctgatacatttttttcagtgcaatgtttaaatgttataaatatacattggttgaaaatgtttttgttaccgATAATACTTAGATGTGTTATTATGTTATAGGTAGCTGTCTCTTAAATGGTTAACTATGAATACTTTAGGTTTtatatattgctgttgttgttgttgttgttgttgttgtttttaaaaccaGTGATGTGGTTATTATgcaaatcaatttcaaaatgttttgatattaatggtatttgtaaaaaaagtgtGGTTGAAATGGCCTTGGATTTAATATACTGTCAACGATAAAAGGCCATCattcaacaaattatttgttttcagtggTCTTAATAAgccatgaaaaaaatgtatcacCCCAAGAGTAGGCAAAACAATGTTAACTAGTATTGGCctgaactttgttaaagttaacaacgttgttaacagaATTGCAGTTAACTTTTAAAgaggaaatatttcatgatttgcatataaattaaaataaaacttaagcaacgatgaaacagttgtctcagaCTTTGTAAGAAGTACCGCAGATCACAAAACTGTCCATATaactttctaaaaaaacaacaacaatgacgttCAAAACATCTTAGCTTCAACAAATTTCTGATTATTCGGCTCTATGTCTTTAGTGCATTTCAAGTTATCACTTTGTTACAAAAAAATCCTGACCTAAAAGTCAAGTTAAAACCAGTTGGAAATACTATAAATTCTAACAATGTTCTATAATTTTTTGTTCTTATTGTGTACAAATCATGTTTTCTATTGTTTGATGACTTACATGTTTATGGGTCCTGTTTCATATACGGGCATAAATTAGTGTTCTTCTTTATATATGTGTTGTCTATTTTCATCTCAAGAGTTTATGCTACTGTTGTATTGTTCACATTTCCTACTTTTACACTTAATATGAATGCAAATAAAAGTTGATTTATAATTAGTTAGCCTTAATTCTCCATTTAACAACCTTTGAAGTTCAATCTTTCAAAGGTGTTGAACAAGAGACCTTTTTTAAAGTGCTTGAGTCATGTTAAACCAGAGGTAGCTCTAAATGTGGGTACATCTAGGCCCTACAACCTAACAGGACTGCGTTCTTAACTTGAGCTGATGAAAGTAAAGTGGCATCGTAAATTTACATACTGATTACTCTGATTATTAATTTTGTCGGATTTTTTAAGTAgaattatcaaattattgtgAAACCCTGCGTGGGTTGTATCTTTAGTTGATTTCAATGGAGTCATGCTGTATGTAATCAGTATTAGTGACCAGGCTTTTGTCcgaaatcattatttttgtcagtatttggttataaaatgACTTTAATATATCTAGTTAAGACCAAACACTAAGTCAAATTCATGAGGgaaaatacttaatatattgaaattaaacagaACTTGCCCTAAAAATCGgtttttaattgtaattgaTCATCAAAAATAATCGGTCAAGGTATTTCGAACAGAATTCGATTATGTTTAATACTTTCGAAATGAAACGTAAAAGAATTGTTCAAAATAAGTATATTAGGACAGAAGATAAAAGAAATTTCTAATGTTgaatttttgttcatttaatgtaaaaaaaatcaataataatcctagttttttatataatatatatggtgtgttgtttgtggggttttgtgctggtgtttcatgtttctttttcttatgcgttgaccctgtgccattaaacgaggTTTATGTTTGTCTGAACTTTCGACTACtaaacttgtttctgtagtttttcataaaaatattgctATGTGGATATTAATAACTGGTATAGGAAAAGGTCGCGGCTTTATTAAAGTCAGGGTGTCTGTAGAAAAGCATTGTTGGGCATAACTTGAATATCTTTACATGTAAGAtgcatgcattaaaatgaaacttggactTGGTACACATGCTCACTTTGAAATTCACAAATGTGTTGACAGTCCCATTACTCTGGCTACTTGGCATGCGGTCCACTTGTGGTGCTCTTGTCTTTCGTTactgtattattttcatattgagaagatttttgaaggtAATGAGTGATATGTCCTGAAATTgatcaacattattattttgttatttaaatatttaagttatatgGCAAAACAATTCATGAACCTTgattaattgaattttaaaattctgAAGTAGTGTTTGTGAACTTCTAATTCTGAAACTTATAAAATTATGGAAGCCAATTTACATTTCCcctattttctatatgttttcCCCAAAGTCAATTATTATGAACacagaaaaagtaaaaaataataatattgtttttcacaaaaatgcGCCAGTGAGTTAGACAACTTTGCtctaatatatgtatttatctatttattttgtgttaagcaatatatttaacatttgagTAGGTTAATTTTTACCTGGTCTCCTTTTTAAGGGAATGGTTTGGGTGTTGACATAGCCTTTTCTCATTGGCGGCGAAAGCATGATCATAGCATTgtgcaatatgttttaacatttgacgAAGCTTGAAAACtgttaagattttaaaataatacagacTAAATAATATGGATATGTGAAGCAAGTCCCATAACATAAGCTTAAATACTTTATGATGCCCGTTGGTGAAGTgagaaaaacagacgagctgtCATCATCTTGCTCCGCTTTTGTTGCTCATGTTTTGAAACTCTATGACTTAGTGCAATGACTTTGTTCCTTTTTAAGATGGCACAGATGATTTGTCAGTGATGATCGACCACGTAAAGGCCAAGTATTCCCATACCAAGATAATTAATGTGGGATTATTTTTATGGCCCCACGGTataaggtcaatgtcaaggttactATTTCTGAAAATTTTGTCGGCGTTGACAAAATGTGTCAAAACTGTGTAGGTAGAATAGGTTTATGAAATACTTGCATTGGGTTGCATTTGGGGCCCTTAAggtcaaggttaaggtcattattaataaaaatagaaagaaaaaaagagttaaaactgaatctcacacCAAATGGTTCTTCTGTCAAATATAAAGTCCTAGTTTCATCGCATTGCGGTGTTTACTTTATAATTTGccattttattgcttttgactggcacatattacataattattgttttcatttctaagacaaggTGGCGTTTAGTCGAGCGCTCTGTCCTACAACAGCTCTTGTCAGTAATCCTATATGAACGTGTTAGCCCAAGAGCTTAGATATGTGTCAAGTATTTAACCACATTTGCTCAAATTGTCCTGCTggaattttatttaattgcatgGCAAACTGTTGACATCAAGATGTGTGTTATCGTCATAACTTCTCAACGGAAAGAAGAATTTTGAATTGACAGGGCACAACTGTCGATCACATTTAACTGGTGTCCAGAGCGCCAGAGCTTAATTTCAGACCACCTTTGAAGTCAAGGCCACTATAGGAATCAAAGgtcaatataacatataataatataattttcttaactTCTCAATGGATGAAAGGAATTTAAAAACTTTGAACACGGACGTTTCATCAAGAATACTAATGGTGCTTTTGTACCAGAACAGTTTCCTAATGTATCAAGTGTATGCAATTCTCCAACTTTTCTCGCAGACCATCTTAGTCACACATGTTCAAAGCCAAGGACACACTTtgtgtttcaaattaaacattctttttggtaatttatttatgtgtgtacTGTAgccatttaaaacattgtttttgttattgcaaaaaaatgcaattaatatgttaaaaacacattCACTGGAGTAAACAGCATTCAACTTGTCAGGGGCGAAGCATTTTGAACTGTACGCCTGTACACTTGTGGTAGGTGTCAACATATGAATTTCTTCCTTTAGTAAGGCCTCAATATGTTAAATTGGATGGAAGCAAAAGGGGTGTCCCCTGTTGTAGGACTTGAAGTTTTGAAGAATACagttataaagaaaacattttctaaacaaacgCTAATGTTCAGTCAAATTACGACAActtattttctcatttattttctacatgggatgtttacataaaaaagcaACACATATGATATGttgtaaacatttcaacaacacacacacacgcacgcatgcacacacacacatacacaaactAACACACGCCAACACAAAGCACATGGCATGCACACGTATTTACACAAAACACATTGtctcttttttcataaaaaaacaaaacaaactttttttattaattttgtaaaaacttCTTGTTGGTTGTCGtgtcatttcttttaaattaaccaatataatatatcaattactctccatttttgtttgtgggtatcatatttgtcatgattaatatatatatatatattcatatatagaCATGATACCTTCACAAGCATCGCTTTCgcttttggattt
Coding sequences:
- the LOC128222113 gene encoding monoacylglycerol lipase ABHD2-like; amino-acid sequence: MGLMGLEWMFISVFLGAVLRLLQIFSFTENPCLYFKNKNSFVKSILENCPILTSRFKPTLLWGKSGHFQTVVHVLMGKVKPKWPDSKRFHIKMPDGATMSYDLFDPHEEGEKAQFTLALCPGLANSSECTYLRRFSGHAQQHGYRVAILNHLGALRSETLTSPRVFTYGGTDELSVMIDHLKGQYPHTKIIMVGFSMGGNIVTKYLGENPTHQNDILCGVAVCQGFEINHAKNLFVQWSNLRRVYTYLMTLNMRRLLSRHKHLLFSKEAQKLFGCFKEDCVFNATSLYDIDENYSCIRAGYKSAHDYYKDSSSAYYLNNIQVPMLFVNALDDPVCPPDLLKYPREYVEKTDNCILITTKHGGHLGFFEGGVIVPERITWLDRVIIEYADGVASVYLKGEHPSQTIAVKQVEELSEREIIIDNSEDDSREVILRKREVNQEFTFERAVIDKEVEDKEKRDTLKRGEIIQQATSIVQ